Genomic segment of Leopardus geoffroyi isolate Oge1 chromosome B2, O.geoffroyi_Oge1_pat1.0, whole genome shotgun sequence:
AGCTGCTGAGGGTGTATCAGGTGGGCCCATCTTCTCTGGCCTAAATCCCTCTGGCTGGGAGCTCCTCTCAGGCAGGAAGCTTCTCCTGTCCCCAGTATGTCCCTGGCACCTGATGCATCATGTACACACAGAGGTGACCAGAAAAGACAGAATTCTATGGCAGAGGCTGGCATCCCTAGTCCAGCTGCGTTCTCCTGGACCCCAGGCTAGAACCAGGGAAGAACACTGACTCTTCAGCAGTGTGTAACAGATCACCACAGTCATCTACACGTGCTGGATTGACCTTGATTCTCCCAGTGACTCTAGGAGACAGAAATGATCATTTGTCCTTTGGGGCCACAGACACAAGTTCAGGGAGTTAAGGCGATGCCTACCCCCAGTAGCTGGAGACTTTACCTGCAGTCCTGATGCTATATTCGGCACACAGCAGTAAGCtggtttttcctcttcttcctgggtATTCCCATGGCCTGACTCACTCCCTCATTTTATTCACTTCTTGTCACCTGCTGCTTCCTCAGAGGCCCTTTCtgacttttctatttaaaatcatATCCTAAGTCCACATATGGACCACcactctccatttccttcctctgccttaaTTTTCTTTAGAGCACTTATCACACGTGATACCTCATTAGACATGTCCTGTATACATCTTGGGTATTGCTCACTCCCCCCACTAGAAGGTAAGCCCCATGAGGACAGGGCCCTCCTCTATTTGACTCACCACTGTATTCACAGCCCTAGAGCACTGCCTGGCTTGTGGAAGGAACTCAGCACataatgagagagagaataaataataatgaatatgcTTGGCCACTTGCCCAAGCAGCCTATGCCTGAATTTTCCTGAGGGCCCCAGAGCTGCCTCATCTCATCTCAAGTGCCTGAATCACCTTAGAGGGGTCACCTTGATGACCAAGAGGGCACTAGTGGGGCCTGACTGAGGCCTGAAGAGTGGATGATGTTagaggcaaagaaagagcaaGGATGACTCTGGAGGGAAACACCTTGGAGGAGCCTCTAGGCCGCCCTCTGGTGGAGGAGCATAGAATACCCACACACAGGAATTAGGCTGTCTGCACTGGGtggaaatttagaaattaagaaattgcCTAAAGTCACATCCCAAGGTCATACAGAGAATAGATAACAGAGTAGGGACAAATATCTGGATCACAGTCTGATGCTGTCACCACTATGCTATCCTGTCTTCCCCATCACAGGAGTTGAGATTAAGCTGCCAAAAGGAAGGCTAAGGATATTTGaggatatggggggggggggggggggggcgggggggaggtgaATAGCTTGGAAGGTGGATTTGGTTAAATTCAACAAGTTTTTTGAGCTAGCGCTGGGCACCCAGTGGGGCACTTAATTGAAGATTAGAGGGAGAAAATATACAGTAAGAGAGCTTAAATTTGTACCAAAGCAAGTTTTCAAACGTATTTGAAACAAGAAATTAGCAGAGGAGTTAGGAATTCCCCTCTTCAGGGGAATGCCCCTCTGTGGTTTAacttttatcacattttattgcCATGATTGACATGTTTGTTTCTTCCCCGGACAGAGCTCCTTAAGGGCTGGGAGGACTGAAACTGCTTCCTGGGATTGTTACCATGGCCTAGCACCCCACGCAGTGGATGCTCAATAAACGATTGTCATTTGGgcaaatggatgaacaaatgagtgGTTTGGAGTTTCCCTGCCCAGAGATCTTCAAAGAAGAGCAGACAACCATCTCTTCTGTCTAGTCCAAAGACATCACTGGCCTGCCCAAAGGCTGAGGGCTGTGCCTGATGCCTTCCCAAGTTAACTCAGCTTCTATAATTAGAGTATACCATCATACAAGTTctagattcttttctttcattgaccAAGCATTTATGGACTGCCTACCAGTCCAAGGTACTGAGCTATTGTTCTCTAAATCCATGATCCTATTGTATTATTTGATTCTATGACTCCTTGTTGACATAAGATGCAATACTGTCCCCACTGCATTCACTCCTAGCTGAGGTCAGCCAAAGTAGATGGGAAGAAGCAGTGAATGGATAAGCTGGCACAATGGGTTCCCCTGTGTTAATGCTCCATACCCTCCAGTCCCACTCAGTCTCCTTTCCAACTGATAAACACACCAAGTTTGGGTGTCAATACCTGCTGCCTATTAATAGGTATTAAAATCTCCAATTACCTCATGcctcccccttttccctcccACTCACCCACCTATTGTGTCAAACGGGGAAGAACTGGTTTGGAGCAAGCAGTCCTGCATCATCTTGACTTCGGCACTTGGGTGATGTCTTAGATGAGTTACCTCTTTCAGagtagtttcctcatctgtgaagcagGGCTAATAATTTGCCTTATTGAATACCTTCTGGGTCATGTACTAGGAAAGAAGGATACAAACACAGACAAGGCAcggtctctgccctcaagaaacTCATACTTTACAAGGGGAGGAAGACATGAAAACCATAataatgtggaaattaaataagacagcATGATGTAGAGTCCTAGACACCTGCCTGGGCTACACCAAGGActtttccctcactttctctctcctttaagaattattttcttggggctcctggatggctcatttggttgagcaactaactctggattttggctcaggttctcacagttcatgagttcgagctccgcactgacagtgcagagcctacttgggattctctctctccctctctctctctctgttcttccctgcttgtgtgctctctctctctctctcaaaataaataaagtttaaaaaaaattttttttaattattttctctttcttttcccaacGAACTTCATCTGGCTTGGGGGGTTGCTACTGGTCAGTTTGAGGGTTCTAGACTGCTTCCCTTCCATCCCATATAACCCTGCCACAGCACACCTAGTCATGCATGTGAGCCTCCCCACCACTGGACACAATTCTATCGGAGGAAAAACACTTTAAACatgattcattatttatttatttatttatttatttatttatttatttattttgagagagagagagtgtgtgtgtgtgtgtgtgtgtgtgtgcagagagagagagggagagagagaatcaatcctaagcaggcttcacgctgtcagtacaaagccctacgtggggctggaacctataaactgtgacatcatgacctgaatcaaaataaagagtcggacgcttaaccaactgaaccacccaggtgccccagaggagAAACACTTTCAGATATAAACTCCCAAGACTGGCTTCCCTATTTCCCCCCCACCTACCTGTCCAGCAATAACCCCCTCTTTTCCAGGTGCTAAGCCCTTCACTCTAACCATTTCAGTCTACTCCCTGTTGCCCAAACTTGCCATTTATTAATGAATTTGGCCATTCATGAAACATGTAtgcaatggttaattttatgtgtcagcttgactgggctaagggatgcccagatagctggtaaaacattgtTCCTGGGTgcatctgtgagggtgtttcttgGAAGAGATTAGCATGGGAATGTTGAACTAAGGGAAGAAGCTTGCTGCCgccagtgtgggtgggcatcatccattCTGTGAGGCCTGAATGTAAGAAATAGGAAGAGGGGTGAATTTGCTCCTTGTTTGAGCTGGCATCTCCACCTTCTCCTGTCCTTGGACATCATCAgcactcctggttctcaggcctttggaattactccactggctttcctggtttTCCCACTTGTAGATGGCAGACTGTGGGAATTCTCAGCCTCCACAATcttgagccaattcctataataaaccTCCATATATactctattggttctgtttctctggggaaccctAATATAACCTATTAAGTGTCCATGAAGACCTAGCCACTATATTCAGTGTCAGGGCtacacagataataaataaagGGATGGGGAAATATAGTGGTTAAAATCAGAGacattggaggggcacctgggtggttccgtcggttgggcaccagactcttgatcttggctcgggtcatgatctcagtttatgggtttgagccttcCCCCACATTcgactctgcgttgacagtgtggagcctgcttgggattctctctctccctttctctctgccccttcctcgctctctcgcactctcaaaataaataaataaataaatgataaaaacctaaaaaaaagaaaaaaatcggaGACATTGGCTTAGTAGatagacctgagttcaaatcccagttttgccatttgtcttttcttgtaTGAGTCACAGTACCTCTCTGGATCCAAAATGGTGGTAAGGATGCGGTTACTGTGCAAATTAGGTGAGAGCTTAATCTGCAGAGCATTTGGCAACAGTGCTCATACAGCACATGAAGTCATAAGTAGTCGCAGTGGTTTGCAGCAAACCATACTTTGCGACCCAGGCTGGGATGCCCAGAAGTAGATCCTGAGACAAAGATtcaagaggactttttttttttttttaaggtgagggtggaggaggaaggaggaggagtgggTTAGTGCGAAGGGGCCCAAGCAGCGTGTCATGAAAGGCAACCGGGCTCAAAGGGCTGGCGTGTCGATACCCCCACATTTATCGGTCATCCTTCAAAGgttgggagagaggtgggggcagcGAGGATGCGAGGGAGAAACACAGGTTCTTCCAGCACGCCAGTGTCCCAGCGGTGGGAGCCCTAGGCGAGGCTGCTGAGAGTGACAGCACACTGGGAGGCACAGGCACCAAAATGGTAAAGCGATCCCACAGAAATGTGCAGGGCCGTCTCTGCCCCCAAGAAGCTCGAGGCCTAGGAGCGGAGGGCAGGCGGAAATAAATCCTTGCCCTCTGAGTTTTGTTCCACGCACTGTTGCGCCGCAGACCGCGGCagcgcaggggagggggcgcaggTGAGTGGGGCGCGGCGTCATTGAAGAGAAATACCATCGGCTGGAGACAGGAAGCCCTTTCCAGACACTGGGAGCGGCACCAAAAAGGCAGGAGGCGCGGACGGGCAGAGCACCGGTGAGCAGGGGTGGGTCCTGCAGGGCTTGGGCGTCGGGTAAGTTTGCGCCTGCGCCTGTGCCTTCGCTGGAGCCGCCCCTACCCACATTCTTCCCAGCCCGGCCAGCAGCCCGGCGACCCGCCCTTCCCCGCGCGCGCGTgccttcttccaggaagcctcctCTGACTATTCCAGCTCCCCGTGACTCCCTTCTGGACTCACGGCGTTTATTGGCGAGGCTACTTGGTGCTTACTCATATAATTATTTAGTTACTCGCATCCTCTCTGTGACattgttatttaacttttcataCAAATCCTTTCCTTCCCGGCTTAATTTTAAGCTTCCGGAGAGTGGgaactgtttgtttttattttctatattcccCCATGGCACCTGGCATTGATGGACATATTAAGGTATAAGATAATGACTGAATCTCGTGAACCTAGTCCACACTGGAAACTATTAAATTCTAGGCTCACCCCTACAATTATTACGTGTTCTAGGATTCTTTCTAAAGTAAAATTaggtgggttttttggttttttggttttttcccccaaactggtCACATATCGGTTTtgatgcgggggcggggggatggcCGTGTAAACAAATTTGATCACAAGTGTGAATTTTAAGGTCATGCACAATTTCTTTTAGCCCCTCTTCAGCGCCCAACCCTGGTAAGCCACTTGATTGACATTAGGCAATTGAGATCCCTTGGCTCCTGCCTTTTTAACTTTCCAGCGTAAACACTCCCTTAacgaagtttttaaaaattatgtatgcttggggcgcctgggtggcgcagtcggttaagcatccgacttcagccaggtcacgatctcgtggtccgtgagttcgagccccgcgtcgggctctgggctgatggctcagagcctggagcctgtttccgattctgtgtctccctctctctctgcccctccccggttcatgctctgtctctctctgtcccaaaaataaataaacgttgaaaaaaaaattaaaaaaaaaattatgtatgctTTACACGTTTTTAAGTGAACAGTTAACATTTTTAATCATAAGTTTGAATATTGTAAAGGGTATACTTTCCAGGGAATTGTATATACTTACCTGTTAAAAATCACATCACTCTTTCAAACTATATtcagatgggggcgcctgggtggctcagtcggttaagcgtccaacttcagctcaggtcatgatctcacagtctgtgagtttgagccctgagtcggctctgcgctgacagctcggagcctggagcctgcttcagattctgtgtctccctctctctctgcccctccccagctcatgctctgtttctctctgtctcaaaaataaataaaaacattaaaaaaaaaaactgtattcagATGAAATGCTGTAACATTTTCATATCTACAACACCCTTTTAATAAGTGAGCAAGCCTTTTAACCAGTCAGcaaatttaaacttatttttgtttaaataagttttttttttccattccactcTTCCTAGTTTTATcctaatgaaatatattttcattgtattgctttttttgtattttattgtatttgggGGGAAGTCTTTTCATATATCTCTgtaacaaaaatatgtatataaattgaaatttattttctgtgacCATAAGACTGTGTTACGAACAGTTATGCTGCAGTGGGTTTATAACTACAATTATTACAAGACACAGTTGGTCAAAACTACAAATATTGACGATGATTAAACAgaataagcttttatttaagatgcatctcttggggcgcctgggtggctcagtcggttggacgtccgacttcggctcaggtcatgatctcgcggtctgtgagttcgagccccacatcgggctctgtgctgacagctcagagcctgaagcctgtttcggattctgtgtctccctctctctctgaccttcccccgttcatgctctctctgtctcaaaaatgaatgttaaaaaaaaaaaattaaaaaaaaagatgcatctcTTAATGAGATGGAAAGGGCTGGTTTCTATTCCCCACTGATTTTTGTTTGCTAAGTTTCTATTCCCCACTGATTTTTGTTTGCTAGCTCTAGGAAGAGCACTCTCCTCCAGTTCAAGGTGAGCAAGAGAGCTTGGCTTTTCTCTGTCCAGAGGGAGAAGGGTGGTTTGTTATCGGACACCAGTGGAAAACGAAAACATGGTACAGTCATCAGGCAGATTCATTTTTGGAAGGGGTACATATACTTCTGGAAATTGATCCCCTTAGAACTTAGTCCTGCCCACATACCCCTGGGAAAGTTTTCATGTTCAGCCAGGGGTGTGCAAGCCATGAGCTATTAAAAAGAGACGTAACTTGGTTTCTCATTCTCCAAAATAGGGGTTCCAGAATGGGAGAAATGTGGGTCTGAATGCCCTTGTAATTCTGATAGTTACATTTCCAACTTCCTTCTGCTGAGTTCCACATCCTTATGCATAATTATGGGCAAGCCAGGAACTCATATTACTTCCAGATCTCTCTACGTTTGTGCTCTGAGGCAGGCATCTCAATATTCAAAGACCTAATCATTGGCAAAGAAGCAGCCTAgattcaaaattaagaaaacatgggttttttttatttttccatttcatggaAGCGCGGTTTTGGTCTCCTGATAGTTTGCAGCTGTAGGCCACCAGGCGGCAGCAGAAAACACAGTGTGGGGCAGGAATGGGAAAGAGGAAGTTGGGAAGCAAGTACTGGGGGAGGACTGGACATGAGGTAGGGGTGTATGCTTCAGTTGTCAGAGAAAACTGGTGGGGAAATGTGGGCGGAACTCAAAAGCGGACAGGAAATACTGAGAATTCAGAATTAATTgaaagaatgaggaaagaaatggaggatAAATTGGGGAGAACTGAAGGGGAATCAGAAGGGTTCAGATGGGCTTGGAGGGCACTGAGATGCCTCTGGGGAATCCCTCTATCTGTATTCTTCCCGGGGTGGGTCAAGATCTGGCTCCTCTTGAGATCCATGGTCCACTTCAGGAGCAGGTGGCCAGGGGTTTTCTGGAGGCTGGGGTCCTGCTGGCCAGGGATCATCAGGCCGGGGAGGTTGAGGGGGATCGGTTCTTGGGGGCTCAGGAGGCCAGACTCCAGATTCAGGCAGGTCTCTCCAGGGACGACTGGGGCCAGGAGGTGGAGGGTCCTCAAAGAGAGGGGGTGCCCCTGGCCAAGGGTCACCAGGGATTGGGGGGCCCTGAGGCAATGTTGGGGACCCATCCTCTTCTCCAGCCTCTGTGGGGGGGTGAGAGGGGTGGTCTCCGTTGCCTGAGATGCCTGTGGAGGTGGAAGGAGAAAGGTAAAAGGTGATGAGGGCCagatccctcctcccccagctagAGACTCAGAAGGCATAGCATCTCTGAGATAGACCACACCCTGAGCTGACACCACAAACACATCTCAAAAGGTAACTCACtcgggtgcctaggtggctcagtcggttgaacatccgactcttgattttggttccagtcatgatctcagggttggtgcctttgagccctgcatcaggctctccactgacagtgcagagcctgcttgggattctctctttctctccctctctctgcctctccctgctctctctctctcaaaataaataaactttaaaaaggggggagggcacctgggtggtttagtcagttgagcatccaactttggctcaggtcatgatctcatgacttgcaAGTTCAAGGCCCaaatcgggctctctgctgtcagcacggagcccgcttcagctCCTCTCtgccccggcttgtgctctctcaaaaataaacattttttaaaaaattaaaaaagaaaaagaaaataaatttttaaaaagtaactctcAAAGAAACTTTACACATTTACCGTGTATCTTTGATCTTAAAATGACATAAGAACCCTATCTGGTATCATTAACTTGAccaactttctttattttttgagagagagaaaatcttaagtaagctctacactcagtgctgagcccagggcagggctcaatctcatgaaccataagatcatgacctgagctgaaatcaagagtcggacacccagctgactaagccactcaagcacccctaaCTTGACCAACTTTAAATTGACAGGACCTGATATAAGCTCCATCCACCCTGGCTGGGACCCCCAATAGCACGGTCTCTGTGCTGGTCTGTACCTCCAAAGCCATTTACACCTTGGGCCCATGTGGCACCCAGATCCCAGCCTCTGCAGTGACACCCACCCTCTTTCACACAGTCCTCAGCTGTGAAGAATACTTGCCTATACAACTGGATTCTGATTGAAATTGCCACATGGACCTACACCTGAACCAGTAAAAACATTGAGCTACATCACCTTCAACCTTTTAACTCTTCTCCTCACGTGAATACCCAGAATCTCCTCCATCCCTATGCATCTAATTCACCCTCACCTCACTTGACCATCTTCCAACAACCCAGGTTGCACTCCTGGCTTACCTACGGCGTACAGGTAAAGGACCAGGATCCCCAGTAGCTTCCAGTTGAACATCATGGCTATCTCCTGGCCCCCAAAGTTGGGGGTGGGCTGAGTCTAGGTGCCTGGGAACCCCAAGAGACTTTATAGGGGAGGCGGGAGAGGAGGTGTCCAATCTCTGGGGAGGGGCCAGCCCAGTGACACAAGGAATCCCATCAGAACCTAACTGGTCAAACCCGTTTGGAAGGCCATGGCTGATGTGTAACCTCTGACGGTGGCGTCCCTCATtttagtccccccccccctcattttGGGACCCAGCCACCCCAGCTCTATCAATGATCTAGACCTTGGTCACCCCACCCTTGTTTTCACATCCTCCTCCCTACACACCCTGAAGCAATCAATACCCAGCTCTCAACTCCGTAATCACAGGGACTTCTACCTTTCATCCCTTGGAGCCATTGGAAACCAAGGAATGGGAGCAAGCCTTGCGTGGGGAAGCAGTATAATTacaggggctgggaggcaggacgctcgaggaggagcagggagagttGCTCCTGTTTAAACACACAGGATGCAGCTGGGATGGTCTCAGCCAGCACCCTGAGCCTCCCCCTTGGGACTCAGTTTTACCCTTGGAACTTCCACTCCCCTCTAGACTGCTTTCCAGCATGTGCCTTCATCAGACACCCAGGGGGCCTCCCAAGCAGTGACATCTGAAGAATTTCATCCAGAAGCCAACTGGGGTGATGACAGGTGAGAAGTATGAGGACATTCTgactccttctccccaccccagagcAGGCTCCATCAGTCACAGCCCAGAGGCTTAGGAGGGACCTGCCTCTGCTTCCCCAGTCATctcagcctcttcctcctctctctggaaCCCTGCTCACCGGCCCCTGTGACTGCTTCCCTGGTCCTTGGTGCCAGCTCTCTGTGGCCCCCCACTGCCTGGGACCTTTAAGCCATGGTCCAAGTCTTGTCGAAGTTTCTCAGAGACCCCCTTAGAGCCTCTTCCTCAGGAAAGCCTCCTCTGGTCTGAAGGTCTAGTGAGCTTCTCAGGAAGCCTTCCAAACAGAACACCCTTCCTCCCCAGGCTATTCCCCACCTCATCTGCTGCCTCCTAGTGAGGGACAGTGGTGTCACTTTGAACCCTtcattctgctccttcccccccacACTCCCCAAGCCAAACCCAACCCACCTCCCCATTCTGGAGCccatctctccccagcccccagtacCCTCCTAGCCCCCACTCTTCATCCCTCCCCGCACCCAAACCCCATCCTCCACAGCCAGCCAAACTAACTCTTAAAAATGTCaccctaggggctcctgggttgaatgtcttgactttggctcaggtcatgatctcctggttcgtgagttcaagtcccacatcaggcttgctgctgtcagcaaggaccccgctttggatcctctgtcctcctctctctctgtccctccaccccgttcatgc
This window contains:
- the PSORS1C2 gene encoding psoriasis susceptibility 1 candidate gene 2 protein; the protein is MMFNWKLLGILVLYLYAVGISGNGDHPSHPPTEAGEEDGSPTLPQGPPIPGDPWPGAPPLFEDPPPPGPSRPWRDLPESGVWPPEPPRTDPPQPPRPDDPWPAGPQPPENPWPPAPEVDHGSQEEPDLDPPREEYR